In the genome of Thiorhodovibrio winogradskyi, the window CTGGGTGGTGATGCTGGAGTGCAATGCCAGGGTGGCACGGCAACTGCGCGCCAATGCCACAGCGCTGGCGGCCGAGAACCTGGTGATTGACGAAAGCAACTGCCTGCATTGGCTGGCGACCACCCAGCCGACACCCTTCGACATTGCTTTTCTCGACCCGCCGTTCGCCGACCAGTTGCTACCCGCCTGCCTGGAGGCGCTCGGCACCCGCCCCTGGCTGGCTCCAGCCGCGCGCGTCTATCTGGAAACCGACGCCCGCGAGCCCTTCCCTGATCTGCCTTGCGGATGGACCTGGCTGCGCGAGAAAACCGCCGGGCAAGTGCGCTTCGGGCTGGCGCTGGCGGGCACTGCGGGGCCTTGATCATAACCCGGGCCTCTTGCCCGTTGAGCCAGGGTTTGTGGGAGCGGCTTTAGCCGCGATCATGTTCAATGTCTCCAGTTGTTCGACTCATTACCCGGCTTGTTCCGGCCTTTTGCCCATCCCCGTCCATCGCGGATGGGCGCTTCAATCCGCCGGCGCCACCGGCCGTGGTGGCGGATGCCCGGGCCGCGCGAACAAAAAGCCTTGCAGATAGTCCACGCCCGCGTCGCGCAACCATTGCCACTCGCCAGGTCGCTCGATGCCCTCGCCGACCGTGGCGATGCCAAGCTTGGCGGCCATGCCGATCAGGCCAGACACAATGGTCTGTTTGAAGGGGGAGTGGTCAATGTCGGTGATCAGATCGCGGTCGAACTTGACGATGTCCGGGCGCAGCCGCTCAAGCAGGGTGAGGGATCCGTAGCCGGCACCAAGATCGTCGAGCGCAACGCGAAAACCGGCGGCGCGATACTCGGCCAGAATGCCGACCAGATCACGGGTGTCGGCCAACTCCTCGGTCTCTATGACCTCGAAAACAAAACGCTCGGGTGGCCAACCGGTCGCGCGCGCCGCGGCGATGGTGGTGCGCAGACAGAAGACCGGATCATAAATAGACGTGGGTGTGAAGTTAATGAAAACCGGCGTTTCCAGCCCCAATTGGCGGGCGCTGTCAATGGCCTTGAGCCGCGCCGCGCGATCGAGATGAAACAGCATGTCGCCCGCGCGCGCGGCGTCGAACAAGGCGCCCGGGGACACCAAATCGCCCCGCGCATCCAGCCCACGCAGCAGGCATTCATGGGCATAGGCACGACCGGGCTCGGCCGCATGCACAATGGGCTGAAAGTGGGTGGTCAAACGCTCGCTTGCGATGATTTCCGCCAACCACTGGCCACGCACCAGCCCGATCCAGTGCGACAGTGGCTCCACGGCCGCCAGCAGACCCGCATCCGCCTGCCTGCCAGCGGGCAGGAAGAGCGCTTTGGTGTGAGCCTGCTCGGTCAGGCTCAGCCAGTCACCGAGTTGGGTGAACAACTCACCGAGGCACCCGTCCGCGCACTCTATTATCACCAGATCGGCCAACTCCAGCCGCGGGGTCCATGCCGTTGCCCGCAGAGCGTCCAGTAACTTCTGCCGGGAATGTGCCAGCGGCAACGCCAGCAGCAGGCGCCCGGCTCCATCGGGCAGAACCGGGAGCTGTTCACAACCGCTGCAAGCCATTGAACCCATCCTCATGAAAAGCGCGAATTATCCTGCCAGAGGCTATCATTCAGCCAAAACTGACCGTTATTCCTGAACACCCGTCAGGCCACCGCGACAGCATAGCCACCCCACGAGGATATTTCATCCCCCATCACCTTTAGCCGCGCCACGAAGCACTCAAAATCCTTGGTATCTTCACTGAGTTATTGCCTCTGATAGCCCACGGCACGCCAGGCGGATTCCGCATCACAAGGGTGTGTTGGCGCTGATCCAAGGCAGGTCGGTTTCCTCTGATGTCTCAACACGGTCCCGCCCCGACCGCTTGGCCCGATACAACGCCATGTCGGCCCGAGCGATCAGGTGTTCGCTTGATTCGCCTGCGCGGTGGCAGGCCACCCCAAAGCTGGCGGTCTGCGGCCGCCCGAGACCCGGAAAAGCATGGCGGCGCACTGCCTCGCGCAGGCCCTCGGCATGATCCACTGCTGCCTCCAGCGTCAGTCCTGGGCAGATGAGCAAAAATTCTTCCCCACCCCAACGCCCGAGAAGACATGTATTGTGTATACTTGTCGACAAGAGTCTGGAGAATTCCGCGAGAATGCGATCACCGTGCAGATGGCCATGGGTATCATTGACCTGCTTGAAGTGGTCAAGATCCAGCAGAATCAGCGACAACGGCTCCGCTTGCCGCTCTGCCCGCTTTATGGCCTCATCGAGATAATCATCGAGCTTGAGTCGGTTGGAGAGTCCCGTCAGCCTGTCCGTGGTGGCAAGGTGGGCAATCTCATCAACCGCCTGTTGCAATGCCTGGGTTTTTTCAGCAACCCGGCGTTCGAGCCACTGCGTGCGATTCTCGAGCTCCCGGACGGGATAGGATTCGTCCTCGTCATGCGCCTGGGTTGGCAGGGAAATATGCATATGCTCAATCAACCAGTCTGAATCCTGCCGGACAAAGACCATGGTCAAGCGCAAGTGACGCAGGATCAGCCTCTGTTCGAGCACAGTGGTTTCAATATCCAATTCGGCACAGACAAGACCAAGACAGGCCTTGGGTATTTGAATATGCGGCGGCCGATGAAAGCGGTAATGGATGGGATTTGGCGCCTGCTTGATGTCGCGGC includes:
- a CDS encoding EAL domain-containing protein, yielding MACSGCEQLPVLPDGAGRLLLALPLAHSRQKLLDALRATAWTPRLELADLVIIECADGCLGELFTQLGDWLSLTEQAHTKALFLPAGRQADAGLLAAVEPLSHWIGLVRGQWLAEIIASERLTTHFQPIVHAAEPGRAYAHECLLRGLDARGDLVSPGALFDAARAGDMLFHLDRAARLKAIDSARQLGLETPVFINFTPTSIYDPVFCLRTTIAAARATGWPPERFVFEVIETEELADTRDLVGILAEYRAAGFRVALDDLGAGYGSLTLLERLRPDIVKFDRDLITDIDHSPFKQTIVSGLIGMAAKLGIATVGEGIERPGEWQWLRDAGVDYLQGFLFARPGHPPPRPVAPAD
- a CDS encoding diguanylate cyclase domain-containing protein; this translates as MNTNNAKGIEQAFHRYLDAYFCSRDLKATLARLSPGFTGIGTGRDETVLTPGKAESVYRRDIKQAPNPIHYRFHRPPHIQIPKACLGLVCAELDIETTVLEQRLILRHLRLTMVFVRQDSDWLIEHMHISLPTQAHDEDESYPVRELENRTQWLERRVAEKTQALQQAVDEIAHLATTDRLTGLSNRLKLDDYLDEAIKRAERQAEPLSLILLDLDHFKQVNDTHGHLHGDRILAEFSRLLSTSIHNTCLLGRWGGEEFLLICPGLTLEAAVDHAEGLREAVRRHAFPGLGRPQTASFGVACHRAGESSEHLIARADMALYRAKRSGRDRVETSEETDLPWISANTPL
- the rsmD gene encoding 16S rRNA (guanine(966)-N(2))-methyltransferase RsmD codes for the protein MDQPGLRPTADRTRETLFNWLQPVIPGSRCLDAFAGSGALGFEALSRGAAWVVMLECNARVARQLRANATALAAENLVIDESNCLHWLATTQPTPFDIAFLDPPFADQLLPACLEALGTRPWLAPAARVYLETDAREPFPDLPCGWTWLREKTAGQVRFGLALAGTAGP